One genomic window of Thermococcus indicus includes the following:
- the trmBL2 gene encoding HTH-type transcriptional regulator TrmBL2 gives MVKDRMVELLQEHFELNLYEARAYVALVGFGVLTPAELASVSEVPAPRTYDVLRSLEKKGFAISQPGKVNKYRPVHPQNILEKFIEEWQERVAEELELKKKAKEELLELMSPLIETEIPKYGVEKVWVVRGIRNATLKTKEMFEEVKEQILLADDGYIAINLESDIIKAIDNGAKAKIIVTENVLHRLGTSKIMDYYKKGKVELKVIDKLELPMLICDDEVFFALEDMAARYFNYETQIWIKDFRVKALFEGKFNEYWEQAKKA, from the coding sequence ATGGTTAAGGACAGGATGGTTGAGCTCCTTCAGGAGCACTTTGAGTTGAACCTCTACGAGGCCAGGGCGTACGTGGCACTGGTCGGCTTTGGCGTCCTCACCCCGGCCGAGCTGGCAAGCGTTTCGGAGGTTCCGGCGCCGAGGACCTACGATGTCCTCAGGAGCCTTGAGAAGAAGGGCTTCGCCATCAGCCAGCCGGGTAAGGTCAACAAGTACAGGCCCGTCCACCCGCAGAACATCCTCGAGAAGTTCATCGAGGAGTGGCAGGAGCGCGTTGCAGAAGAGCTTGAGCTCAAGAAGAAGGCGAAGGAGGAACTCCTTGAGCTCATGAGCCCGCTCATCGAGACCGAGATTCCGAAGTACGGCGTCGAGAAGGTCTGGGTGGTCAGGGGAATCAGGAACGCCACCCTCAAGACCAAGGAGATGTTCGAGGAGGTCAAGGAGCAGATCCTCCTGGCTGACGACGGCTACATAGCGATCAACCTCGAGAGCGACATCATCAAGGCCATCGACAACGGCGCCAAGGCCAAGATAATCGTCACCGAGAACGTCCTCCACAGGCTCGGCACTTCGAAGATAATGGACTACTACAAGAAGGGCAAGGTCGAGCTCAAGGTCATCGACAAGCTCGAGCTCCCGATGCTCATCTGCGACGACGAGGTCTTCTTCGCCCTCGAGGACATGGCGGCTCGCTACTTCAACTACGAGACCCAGATATGGATCAAGGACTTCCGCGTCAAGGCCCTCTTCGAGGGCAAGTTCAACGAGTACTGGGAGCAGGCCAAGAAGGCCTGA
- the rgy gene encoding reverse gyrase — translation MKAIYRDMCPNCLGRISDERLINKNPCSECLDDTVTADSYFDLITAVRSALELRGTLKEWEKIYSLENGLREVEGFFERATGFTFWSAQRTWVKRLLKGRSFSIIAPTGMGKSTFGAVMAVWHATRGKKSYIVVPTTPLVVQTVRKIRKIAENAGVEVNLAYYHGNLRKKEKEEMLAKITGGDYDILVTSAQWMARKFDEVLKGRHFDFIFVDDVDAFLKASKNIDRSLYLLGFNDEVIGKAWEIIRLKKQMSKYLNGRAKDREERLKELNAQIAELQREIEEFKSKNDIGIMIIASATGSARGDRIKLYRELLGFEVGSGRSALRNVADSYLKPSKDIREHIEELLTMLGKGGIIFTPIDQGLTYAEELANYLRERGFRIELVSSKNRKAIERFENGEADYLIGSATYYGSLVRGLDMPHLIRYAIFTGVPKFRFSIDLERPTIYRALGLLSEVMDFLGDEDRKQAEKLHARLRRLIRNIPQFELLKIEEALAEGLPIENEFHNHVLGVFRELVEFLRRVLKDEEVLRKLAEDPFISLKEEGGKWYIEIPDVRTYIQATGRTSRLFAGGITKGLSVLIVDNEKVFNGLLRQMRWRFTEFKMVPFEELDLDDVLRQIDEDREKVRLVMEGKISAKVKDLVKSALMIVESPNKARTIANFFGQPSKTRIGDLVAYEVSIGNMMLTILASGGHMFDLVTNEGYHGVLVDEKDDMLKFIPVYDTIKRCRDCGHQFVDWEEKCVCPRCGSTNVRDALQNVKAMRELAQEVDEILIATDPDTEGEKIAWDIMNVLSPYTPNIKRIEFHEVTRPAIMRAIEEARDVNEGRVNAQIVRRIEDRWIGFELSQELQRVFENRNLSAGRVQTPVLGWVIERYKEFTESETYFMGLRLENDLGITVELGKDGKNVEPPEYVTVEDVQLEERELKPSPPYTTDAMLKDASTFLKLSAPETMRLAQDLFEAGLTSYHRTDSTHVSNTGIEIAKEYITQELGEEYFKPRPWGEEGTHEAIRPTRPIDTGRLMQLIRDGIIQLPKNLTRNHYRLYDMIFKKFMTSQMKAAKIIHEKAVIDAGVGKTEIEGYVEVVEEGWTKLRSPPMRQLPRLEKGTRLKVVEAKKWKAPKVSLYTQGDIIALMKERKIGRPSTYAKIVQTLLQRYYAIETRGRKKLVPTDQGIKVYHYLISKYRDLVSEEKTRGLEEMMDRIEEGSVDYQEVLNALYRELQGYLGNGKPQ, via the coding sequence ATGAAGGCGATTTACCGGGATATGTGCCCGAACTGCCTCGGTAGAATCTCCGATGAGAGGCTGATCAATAAGAACCCGTGCAGCGAGTGTCTCGATGACACCGTCACGGCGGATTCTTATTTTGACCTCATCACTGCGGTTAGAAGCGCCCTGGAGCTCAGAGGCACGTTGAAAGAGTGGGAGAAGATATACTCCCTCGAGAACGGGCTGCGTGAGGTTGAGGGGTTCTTCGAAAGGGCCACGGGCTTTACCTTCTGGAGCGCGCAGAGGACGTGGGTTAAGAGACTCCTGAAGGGCAGGAGCTTCTCCATCATAGCCCCCACTGGGATGGGCAAGAGTACCTTTGGAGCCGTCATGGCGGTGTGGCACGCGACCAGAGGGAAGAAGAGCTACATAGTCGTGCCCACCACCCCGCTGGTGGTTCAGACCGTCAGGAAGATTCGGAAGATAGCGGAGAACGCGGGCGTTGAGGTCAACCTCGCCTACTACCACGGCAACCTCCGCAAGAAGGAGAAGGAGGAGATGCTGGCCAAGATAACCGGCGGGGACTACGATATCCTCGTTACCAGTGCCCAGTGGATGGCCAGGAAGTTCGATGAGGTTCTGAAGGGCAGGCACTTCGATTTCATATTCGTCGATGACGTTGATGCGTTTCTCAAGGCGAGCAAGAACATAGACCGCTCCCTTTACCTCCTCGGTTTCAACGACGAGGTAATCGGAAAGGCCTGGGAGATAATCCGCCTCAAAAAGCAGATGTCCAAATACCTGAACGGACGCGCCAAGGACCGGGAGGAGAGACTTAAGGAGCTAAACGCTCAGATAGCGGAACTCCAGCGCGAGATTGAGGAGTTCAAGTCGAAGAACGATATTGGCATCATGATCATCGCCTCGGCCACGGGCTCGGCGAGGGGCGACAGGATAAAGCTCTACCGCGAGCTCCTGGGTTTCGAGGTTGGAAGCGGGAGAAGCGCCCTCAGGAACGTCGCTGACAGCTACCTAAAGCCGAGCAAGGACATCAGGGAGCACATTGAAGAGCTTCTAACGATGCTCGGGAAGGGGGGCATAATCTTCACACCGATCGATCAGGGCCTGACCTACGCCGAGGAGCTGGCCAATTATCTCCGCGAGCGCGGCTTCAGAATCGAACTCGTCAGCTCCAAGAACAGGAAGGCCATCGAACGCTTCGAGAATGGGGAGGCCGACTACCTCATAGGCTCCGCCACATACTACGGCTCCCTCGTCCGCGGTCTCGACATGCCCCACCTCATCCGCTACGCTATATTCACCGGCGTTCCCAAGTTTCGCTTCTCCATAGACCTCGAAAGGCCGACCATCTACCGCGCCCTCGGTCTCCTCAGCGAGGTCATGGACTTCCTGGGCGACGAAGACAGGAAGCAGGCTGAAAAGCTCCATGCGAGGCTCAGGAGGCTGATACGGAACATCCCTCAGTTCGAGCTCCTCAAGATAGAGGAAGCTTTAGCCGAGGGACTGCCGATAGAGAACGAGTTCCACAACCACGTCCTCGGCGTTTTCCGCGAGCTGGTCGAATTTCTGAGGAGGGTCCTCAAGGACGAGGAGGTTCTCAGAAAGCTCGCCGAGGATCCATTCATCAGCCTGAAGGAGGAAGGTGGCAAGTGGTACATCGAGATTCCCGATGTTAGAACGTACATCCAGGCCACCGGAAGGACGAGCCGTCTGTTTGCCGGTGGAATCACCAAGGGACTGAGCGTGCTCATAGTTGACAACGAGAAGGTCTTCAACGGCCTCCTCAGGCAGATGCGCTGGCGCTTCACGGAATTCAAGATGGTGCCCTTCGAGGAGCTGGACCTCGATGATGTTCTGAGACAGATAGACGAGGACAGGGAGAAGGTAAGGCTCGTCATGGAGGGCAAGATAAGCGCCAAGGTCAAGGACCTCGTCAAATCCGCCCTCATGATAGTAGAGAGCCCGAACAAGGCCAGGACGATAGCCAACTTCTTCGGCCAGCCAAGCAAGACGAGGATAGGTGACCTGGTCGCCTACGAGGTGAGCATAGGAAATATGATGCTGACCATTCTGGCGAGCGGCGGGCACATGTTTGACCTCGTAACGAACGAGGGCTACCACGGCGTTCTGGTTGACGAGAAAGACGACATGCTGAAGTTCATACCCGTCTACGACACCATCAAGCGCTGCCGCGACTGTGGTCATCAGTTCGTGGACTGGGAGGAGAAATGCGTCTGTCCGCGCTGCGGCTCGACCAACGTCCGCGACGCCCTTCAGAACGTCAAGGCGATGCGTGAGCTGGCCCAGGAGGTCGATGAGATACTCATCGCAACCGATCCCGATACGGAGGGTGAGAAGATAGCCTGGGACATCATGAACGTCCTGAGTCCGTACACCCCGAACATCAAGCGCATAGAGTTCCACGAGGTGACGAGACCGGCGATAATGAGGGCCATCGAAGAGGCCAGGGACGTCAACGAGGGCCGCGTCAACGCGCAGATAGTGAGGAGAATAGAGGACAGGTGGATAGGCTTTGAGCTGAGCCAGGAACTTCAGAGAGTCTTTGAGAACCGCAACCTCTCCGCCGGAAGGGTTCAGACGCCGGTTCTCGGCTGGGTGATCGAGCGTTACAAGGAGTTCACCGAGAGCGAGACCTACTTCATGGGTCTGAGGCTTGAGAACGACCTGGGGATAACAGTGGAGCTTGGGAAGGACGGAAAGAACGTTGAGCCTCCCGAATACGTCACCGTCGAGGACGTCCAGCTTGAGGAAAGGGAGCTGAAGCCCTCGCCGCCTTACACGACCGACGCCATGCTTAAGGACGCCTCCACATTCCTCAAGCTGTCAGCGCCGGAGACCATGCGCCTGGCCCAAGACCTGTTCGAGGCCGGGCTGACGAGTTATCACCGCACTGACTCCACCCACGTCAGTAACACGGGAATAGAGATTGCTAAGGAGTACATTACCCAGGAACTCGGTGAGGAGTACTTTAAACCGCGCCCCTGGGGTGAGGAGGGAACCCACGAGGCCATAAGGCCAACGAGGCCGATAGACACGGGCAGGCTGATGCAGTTGATCCGCGATGGGATTATCCAGCTCCCCAAGAACCTCACCCGCAACCACTACCGGCTCTACGATATGATATTCAAGAAGTTCATGACGAGCCAGATGAAGGCGGCAAAGATAATCCATGAAAAGGCCGTCATCGACGCGGGCGTCGGAAAGACCGAGATAGAGGGCTATGTTGAGGTCGTTGAGGAGGGGTGGACAAAGCTGAGGAGCCCGCCGATGAGGCAGCTCCCGAGGCTGGAGAAAGGGACAAGGCTGAAGGTTGTAGAGGCCAAGAAGTGGAAGGCACCGAAGGTGTCACTCTACACCCAGGGAGATATAATAGCCCTGATGAAGGAACGCAAGATAGGCCGTCCCTCAACTTATGCAAAAATCGTTCAGACGCTCCTCCAGCGCTACTACGCCATCGAGACCCGCGGCAGGAAGAAGCTGGTGCCAACGGATCAGGGCATCAAGGTTTATCACTATCTCATTAGTAAGTACAGGGATCTCGTCAGTGAGGAGAAAACTCGGGGGCTCGAGGAGATGATGGACCGCATTGAGGAGGGCAGCGTCGATTATCAGGAGGTTCTAAACGCGCTTTACCGGGAGCTGCAGGGATATCTGGGGAACGGGAAGCCCCAATAA
- a CDS encoding SWIM zinc finger family protein: MDEKTLRKGERYYKAGKVLWVVKYGDRLFSKVLGTYQYYVELDLSTGENTCTCPLGGDCKHVAAVMKAHENGFYFEAFDRHADLFPEAVAMEFLAEVPELALDVTLKELRFALSTDESGSEVARLFRRALRLVGMTGKREALHFLEEVIEEYRHVFSDYELSLKLENELRELETAL, translated from the coding sequence ATGGACGAGAAGACCCTCCGGAAGGGTGAGCGCTACTACAAGGCGGGAAAGGTTCTATGGGTCGTCAAGTACGGTGACAGGCTCTTTTCCAAGGTTCTGGGCACTTACCAGTACTACGTGGAGCTGGATCTCTCGACGGGGGAGAACACCTGCACCTGCCCCCTGGGAGGTGACTGCAAGCACGTTGCGGCCGTTATGAAGGCCCACGAGAACGGTTTCTACTTTGAGGCCTTCGACCGTCACGCCGATCTCTTTCCTGAAGCGGTCGCCATGGAGTTCCTCGCGGAGGTTCCGGAGCTGGCCCTCGACGTTACACTCAAAGAGCTCCGCTTTGCCCTCAGCACCGACGAGAGCGGGAGTGAGGTCGCGAGGCTTTTCAGGCGGGCGCTGAGGCTCGTGGGTATGACCGGGAAAAGGGAAGCCCTGCACTTCCTTGAAGAGGTTATTGAGGAATACCGGCACGTTTTCAGCGACTATGAGCTTTCCCTAAAGCTTGAGAACGAACTGAGAGAGCTTGAGACGGCCCTCTAA
- a CDS encoding DUF4139 domain-containing protein produces MRKKAMAAVGGIALIILAVFSFHGEKAAASDTTVVLYNSAKIGVVERVMEVELDEGINDVPLEELAGLDIAEVTIRPLDGGVHVLGVFSKGSTGDVYSANVGSEVEVKLRSGDTVTGKFLGFKNGKIAIEGDGYYLINPNEVSYFKAKNLEGKASVYAVLQAEKAGKYNVSIIYRVSNMSWESRYKLYIGDNAKLYGYIVLNNPTAQEFRDAKVLLVAGDVQLYQNVPQPRVLYAMAEKGTDQVSVGEPEKIEAFYLYKLGIVDLNPASRMMYPYINFEASFEREYLYESWPYSREGPVYESISFKTEKVLPAGIVEIYRETDDGSLLVGERAIEHTPKGEMLRIGIGRDYDLKGTTTVLDQRNGEGYTYYKIKVTLENFGNETKTVIVRHHKWGKLLSSSIGPIEETANYIDFRVTLKPGEKKEIIFDYENRY; encoded by the coding sequence ATGAGAAAGAAGGCGATGGCTGCAGTGGGTGGAATTGCACTTATAATCCTGGCAGTTTTCTCGTTCCATGGTGAGAAGGCAGCGGCGAGCGACACCACCGTCGTTCTCTACAACTCCGCGAAGATCGGGGTTGTGGAGAGGGTCATGGAGGTCGAGCTGGATGAGGGAATAAACGACGTGCCCCTGGAGGAGCTGGCCGGGCTCGACATAGCGGAGGTCACGATAAGGCCTCTTGATGGTGGAGTACACGTCCTCGGGGTCTTCAGCAAAGGCTCAACAGGGGACGTTTACAGCGCCAACGTCGGGAGCGAGGTCGAGGTCAAGCTGAGGAGCGGCGACACCGTTACTGGCAAGTTCCTCGGCTTCAAGAACGGGAAGATAGCCATCGAGGGCGACGGTTACTACCTCATAAATCCGAACGAAGTTTCATACTTCAAGGCCAAGAACCTTGAGGGGAAGGCGAGCGTCTACGCGGTTCTTCAGGCCGAGAAAGCCGGAAAGTACAACGTGAGCATAATCTACCGCGTCTCCAACATGAGCTGGGAGAGCAGGTACAAGCTCTACATCGGCGATAACGCGAAGCTCTACGGTTACATAGTCCTCAACAACCCCACCGCCCAGGAGTTCAGGGACGCGAAGGTTCTCCTGGTTGCGGGCGACGTCCAGCTGTATCAGAACGTTCCCCAGCCGAGGGTCCTCTACGCGATGGCCGAGAAGGGAACCGACCAGGTCAGCGTCGGCGAGCCGGAGAAGATAGAGGCGTTCTACCTCTACAAGCTCGGCATCGTTGACCTGAACCCCGCGAGCAGGATGATGTACCCCTACATCAACTTCGAAGCCTCCTTCGAGAGGGAGTACCTCTACGAGAGCTGGCCTTACAGCCGGGAGGGACCGGTCTATGAGTCGATATCGTTCAAGACCGAGAAGGTTCTCCCAGCGGGGATCGTCGAAATATACAGGGAGACCGACGACGGGAGCCTCCTCGTGGGCGAGAGGGCCATCGAGCACACCCCCAAGGGCGAGATGCTGAGGATAGGCATCGGCAGGGACTACGACCTCAAGGGCACGACTACCGTGCTCGATCAGAGGAACGGCGAGGGCTACACGTACTACAAGATAAAGGTAACCCTCGAGAACTTCGGGAACGAGACCAAGACGGTGATAGTCAGGCACCACAAGTGGGGCAAGTTGCTGAGTTCGAGCATCGGGCCGATCGAAGAGACCGCCAACTACATCGACTTCAGGGTGACCCTGAAGCCCGGAGAAAAGAAGGAGATAATCTTCGACTACGAGAACCGGTATTGA
- a CDS encoding acetate--CoA ligase family protein, which translates to MDRIEKARAIIEKAKAENRPLVEPEAKEILKLYGVPVPDFKVATNEEEAVQFAREIGYPVVMKIVSPQIIHKSDAGGVKVNIKSDEEARQAFKTIMENARNYKPDADLWGVIIYRMLPLGKEVIVGMIRDPQFGPAIMFGLGGIFVEILKDVSFRVAPITKDEALDMIKEIKAYPILAGARGEKPVNIDALADIITKVGELALELPEIKELDINPIFAYEDSAVAVDARMLL; encoded by the coding sequence ATGGACAGGATCGAGAAGGCTAGGGCAATCATCGAGAAGGCCAAGGCCGAAAACAGGCCGCTCGTCGAGCCTGAGGCTAAGGAGATACTCAAGCTCTACGGCGTCCCCGTTCCGGACTTCAAGGTCGCCACCAACGAGGAGGAGGCCGTTCAGTTTGCCAGGGAGATAGGCTACCCGGTCGTCATGAAGATCGTTTCTCCGCAGATTATCCACAAGAGCGACGCCGGCGGTGTCAAGGTCAACATCAAGAGCGATGAAGAGGCCAGGCAGGCCTTCAAGACCATCATGGAGAACGCCAGGAACTACAAGCCCGATGCAGACCTCTGGGGCGTCATCATCTACCGCATGCTCCCGCTCGGCAAGGAGGTCATAGTCGGTATGATCCGCGACCCGCAGTTCGGCCCGGCCATCATGTTCGGTCTCGGTGGAATCTTCGTCGAGATCCTCAAGGACGTTAGCTTCCGCGTCGCCCCGATAACCAAGGATGAGGCCCTCGACATGATCAAGGAGATCAAGGCCTACCCGATCCTCGCCGGAGCCCGCGGTGAGAAGCCCGTTAACATCGATGCTCTGGCGGACATAATCACCAAGGTCGGCGAGCTCGCTCTCGAGCTTCCGGAGATCAAGGAGCTCGACATCAACCCGATCTTCGCCTACGAGGACAGCGCGGTTGCGGTTGACGCGAGGATGCTCCTTTGA
- a CDS encoding AAA family ATPase, whose translation MVVILMTIIQRRELDRVLGVRWLLLYGRRKTGKTFYVRERSQYSKYFVVTRGRSLVDIESGEELTISEFTRLLPYMIQSGRVVIDEFHRLDEPFFSLLQGLSGKGELTLITSTRHYFRRFIGENSPLLGLFHLQEVRLVDPRDAMAYVAGLGIKGKSLMELACLVQEPWLAQTVETMKERTFEVLGNLLRDYVPSLTGEIFTEEDKELSQRYFAILEAVADGKRTSGEIASELFSRGLIEKNHPGAVSQYLETLVNMGLLERILLYGKRRKGYHYRHVSPVADFAFYLNSKYGFFETGLPEKNVSQHLGEKMPRYMETFFERFLARVYGLQPVKIALPELEVDIALRKHKRLALVGEVKWKTRLTKKELRSIEDKLSSLGAERQFLIVPDRSAIPEEPEEVEVLDWKNFVELSKM comes from the coding sequence ATGGTGGTTATACTAATGACCATTATACAAAGGCGGGAGCTGGATCGCGTCCTTGGAGTTAGGTGGCTCCTGCTCTACGGCAGAAGGAAAACGGGAAAAACCTTCTACGTCAGGGAGAGGAGCCAATACTCCAAGTACTTCGTTGTAACCCGGGGGAGGAGCCTCGTCGACATAGAAAGCGGTGAAGAGCTGACGATAAGCGAATTTACACGTCTCCTGCCATATATGATACAGAGCGGTCGCGTTGTTATTGATGAATTCCACCGGCTGGACGAGCCCTTCTTCTCACTGCTCCAGGGCCTCTCTGGAAAGGGAGAATTGACACTTATAACCTCAACAAGACACTACTTCCGGCGCTTCATTGGCGAGAACAGCCCGCTCCTCGGCCTCTTTCACCTCCAGGAGGTGAGACTCGTTGACCCAAGGGATGCCATGGCATACGTTGCCGGTCTCGGGATAAAGGGAAAATCCCTAATGGAGCTTGCCTGCCTCGTTCAGGAGCCGTGGCTGGCGCAGACCGTGGAAACTATGAAGGAGCGAACCTTTGAAGTGCTCGGGAACCTTTTGAGGGACTATGTACCGAGCCTGACGGGTGAGATATTCACGGAGGAAGACAAGGAGCTAAGCCAGCGCTATTTTGCTATCCTTGAGGCCGTTGCTGATGGTAAAAGAACCTCTGGAGAAATAGCCTCGGAGCTGTTTTCAAGGGGGCTTATCGAAAAAAACCACCCCGGGGCGGTGAGTCAGTACCTGGAAACCCTCGTGAACATGGGGCTCCTCGAAAGGATACTCCTTTACGGAAAGCGGAGAAAGGGCTACCACTACAGGCACGTTTCACCGGTCGCTGACTTTGCCTTCTACCTGAACTCCAAATACGGGTTCTTCGAAACCGGACTGCCGGAGAAGAACGTCTCCCAGCATCTCGGAGAGAAAATGCCCCGGTACATGGAAACCTTCTTCGAGAGGTTCCTCGCCAGGGTGTATGGTCTCCAGCCCGTGAAAATAGCCCTGCCAGAGCTTGAAGTCGACATAGCCCTGAGAAAGCACAAACGCCTGGCCCTTGTAGGGGAAGTGAAGTGGAAAACCCGGCTGACGAAAAAGGAGCTGAGATCCATAGAGGACAAGCTGAGTAGCCTCGGTGCGGAGAGACAATTCCTGATAGTGCCGGACAGATCAGCGATCCCGGAAGAACCCGAAGAGGTAGAGGTTCTGGACTGGAAGAACTTTGTGGAGCTCTCCAAAATGTGA
- the cas6 gene encoding CRISPR-associated endoribonuclease Cas6, with protein sequence MVRFLIRLQPENEPFKVPFNHQHKLQGLIYRRIGRVNPELSLSLHPPKVPKLFTFSLFMAEKRRFERGKPYFLGEGGGFFYFSTAVPGIAEAFIGGLLQKPEVELWNEKFVVKEVKSLAEPKKLSGKKFVTLSPIAVTTKRVQFGKPRSYDLSPSEPEFYELIRENLREKYLAIYAERPPEEFEMKVLNAKPKRFEVKPGIFQVAWHLVFRAKGDEGLLKAGYLAGFGEKNSIGFGMVKIDGRRRA encoded by the coding sequence ATGGTCAGGTTCCTAATAAGACTCCAGCCGGAGAATGAGCCGTTCAAGGTTCCCTTTAACCACCAGCACAAGCTACAGGGCCTGATCTACAGGAGGATTGGGCGCGTTAACCCGGAGCTGAGCCTCAGCCTTCACCCGCCGAAGGTGCCCAAGCTCTTCACCTTCTCGCTCTTCATGGCAGAAAAACGGAGATTCGAGCGCGGAAAGCCTTATTTCCTCGGTGAAGGCGGGGGTTTCTTTTACTTCTCAACGGCAGTTCCCGGGATAGCGGAGGCATTCATAGGTGGACTTCTACAGAAGCCCGAGGTCGAGCTCTGGAACGAGAAGTTCGTTGTCAAGGAAGTTAAATCCCTGGCCGAGCCGAAAAAGCTGAGCGGGAAAAAGTTCGTAACGCTTTCACCGATAGCGGTAACCACTAAGAGGGTTCAGTTCGGAAAGCCCAGGAGCTACGACCTGAGCCCTTCCGAGCCAGAGTTCTACGAGCTAATACGGGAGAATCTCCGCGAGAAGTACCTCGCGATATACGCCGAGAGGCCGCCCGAAGAGTTCGAGATGAAGGTGCTCAACGCCAAGCCCAAGCGCTTTGAGGTCAAGCCCGGCATCTTCCAAGTGGCATGGCATCTGGTGTTCCGCGCAAAGGGCGACGAGGGACTCCTGAAAGCTGGCTACCTGGCCGGCTTCGGGGAAAAGAACTCGATAGGCTTCGGGATGGTGAAGATTGATGGGAGGAGAAGAGCTTAG
- the cas7i gene encoding type I-B CRISPR-associated protein Cas7/Cst2/DevR, which translates to MSRFLVMDVVFYGSSLNYDQGSGNYQELKKITRWDGRQYTLVSKYALRYSMLNDSGVFGRELAPGEVFIKDTGEKSKGDVFNPKPDVLFSGEILKYPEFDLFGYLITKSEPTQSRTAPVRISHAVSMTPFYYDSHFNGNHWIAQRALKAGLTTKLEPNLFTVEEHYSYYIYTIVVDVDNVGKLSVFTTKMDDVKTVLDNLKAKGENAKKIEEYRTFFESNGKGKKKGNKESALVNPLTLNSAEGKLEIAGVELEELKIIPIVDPTSNKKEVKVSLYEIQFDLGEEARRERVLKLVKAVLNLKRKIKGRTEFLAPELLILGIYKDKPYDSFKNRIQLLGEFEEEEYVEVEEKNGKIVKKIRRITTGENGTEEYIEEIVETKPENSGEKTVQVKRRRSVSRKRTAIFEITGISSSTPIYEYYNDDTVTSTKEKTKEHNSGSNDNKKEIHPISMDRILNLLGERLSNTTKEPQQEIFIVKSSNVEVRLK; encoded by the coding sequence ATGAGTAGGTTCCTCGTTATGGATGTCGTTTTCTACGGCAGTTCGCTCAACTACGACCAAGGGAGCGGGAATTACCAGGAGCTGAAGAAGATAACCCGCTGGGACGGGAGACAGTACACGTTGGTGAGCAAATACGCCCTTAGATACAGCATGCTCAACGACAGCGGGGTTTTTGGAAGGGAGCTCGCACCGGGGGAGGTCTTCATAAAAGACACCGGAGAGAAAAGTAAGGGAGATGTCTTCAACCCCAAGCCGGACGTTCTCTTCAGCGGGGAGATACTAAAGTATCCCGAGTTCGACCTTTTCGGATACCTCATTACAAAGTCAGAGCCAACTCAGTCGAGAACAGCCCCAGTCAGGATAAGCCACGCGGTTTCAATGACGCCGTTTTACTATGACTCCCACTTCAACGGGAACCACTGGATAGCTCAGAGGGCTTTAAAAGCAGGGCTTACGACAAAGCTTGAGCCGAACCTGTTCACGGTGGAAGAGCACTACTCCTATTACATCTACACCATCGTCGTTGACGTTGATAACGTGGGAAAGCTCTCAGTGTTCACGACGAAAATGGATGATGTTAAAACAGTCCTTGACAACCTAAAGGCTAAGGGGGAAAATGCAAAGAAGATTGAGGAGTACAGAACTTTCTTCGAAAGCAACGGCAAAGGAAAGAAGAAAGGAAACAAAGAAAGCGCCTTAGTTAATCCACTAACTCTCAACTCTGCTGAGGGAAAACTTGAAATTGCCGGCGTTGAATTGGAGGAACTCAAAATAATCCCCATAGTGGATCCAACGAGCAACAAGAAAGAGGTTAAAGTTAGTCTCTATGAGATTCAGTTTGACCTCGGCGAAGAAGCAAGGAGAGAAAGGGTTCTCAAGCTTGTCAAGGCCGTTTTGAACCTCAAGAGGAAAATAAAAGGACGCACTGAGTTTCTTGCTCCAGAACTTCTGATTCTTGGAATCTACAAGGACAAACCCTACGACTCCTTCAAGAACAGGATTCAGCTTCTCGGCGAATTTGAGGAAGAAGAGTACGTTGAAGTAGAAGAGAAAAACGGGAAGATTGTCAAGAAAATCAGGAGAATAACAACTGGTGAGAATGGTACTGAGGAATACATTGAGGAAATCGTTGAAACCAAGCCAGAGAACTCCGGCGAAAAAACGGTTCAGGTTAAGAGAAGAAGGAGTGTATCAAGAAAAAGAACTGCTATCTTCGAGATAACTGGTATTTCGAGTAGTACCCCAATATATGAATACTACAACGATGACACAGTAACAAGCACAAAGGAGAAAACTAAAGAACATAACAGTGGTAGTAATGATAACAAAAAAGAAATTCATCCTATTTCTATGGACAGGATACTAAATCTTCTTGGGGAACGCCTCTCCAACACCACTAAAGAGCCCCAGCAAGAAATTTTCATCGTTAAATCCTCGAACGTAGAGGTAAGGCTCAAGTGA